Genomic DNA from Fimbriimonas ginsengisoli Gsoil 348:
TTGCTGGCTGGGGTGGTAACTCGCGACGATCAACAAACCACTTGAAAGCCTATTCGTCGCCCCGTGCGAGAACGCCGGTTTTCGTTCGCCGAGCGTTCGGTGCACGTTATCCCAGGCTATGCCGCCTAAGCACAAGATCGATTTCCACTCCCGCAACGCCAGCACGCGCTGCAGGAAGACATTGCAGTTGGCCAGCTCGTCGGGGAGCGGCTTGTTATCGGGCGGCGCACAATGGGCCGTTGCGGCTATGAGTGCCCCGCGAAGCTCCAGTCCGTCGCCAACATGGGTGCTGCTTGCCTGGCTGGCAACCCCGGCGGTGTGCAGAGCCC
This window encodes:
- a CDS encoding uracil-DNA glycosylase; amino-acid sequence: MNPIAVLNEEIVECRRCPRLVEWRERVAREKRKSFAAETYWGRPVPLFGDPDAERLIVGLAPAAHGGNRTGRMFTGDRSGDWIYRALHTAGVASQASSTHVGDGLELRGALIAATAHCAPPDNKPLPDELANCNVFLQRVLALREWKSILCLGGIAWDNVHRTLGERKPAFSHGATNRLSSGLLIVASYHPSQQNTFTGRLTEPMLDAAVAAWLD